The window GCAGTGCCATCGCCACGACGAGCGTCACGAACGCGCCGATCGACGCGAGGCTGTGGATCGTCTCGTCGACGCTGTCGGGCGCGCCCGGCAACCCCACCTCGAACGCTCCCGCGAGGACCATGCCGACCCCGGCCGCGATCAACAACGCCGGCATCGCCGCGGTCACGGCATGCCACCGCAGGGCCGTCCGAAGCCGCCAACCCAGTGCCATGCACGCCACACCGACCGCGTAGAACACCGCGGTCATCACCACTCCGAACGGGCCGTTCGCGTACTCGCTGAGCACGTGGCGCAGCGGGTCGAGGTCCGGTCTGCGCAGGTGCAGCACGACCACGCCGCCGACGCACGCCACGGCGAGGACCAGCGCGCCCAGCGACGCCCCGTACGGCGGTCGGATCAGCCGTTGCACGCGCTTGCGCACGAGGCTCACAGCCCCGCCCCCTCCGGTGCCGGCGGACGCACGTCGCCCCGCGGCGGGTGCGCGTCGTCGGCTGGCGGCCGGCGCCGCAGCGCGATGCTGTCCCCGAGGTGCAACAGGCGCTCGCTCATCGCGACGACGCCGATCGCGGCCAGAACGACGATCGGTGGCGGCGGGTCGAGCGCGAAGAAGGCACGCAGCCCGGGCACCACCGTCGCGAGGACCATCGCGACGGTCATCGCCCCGATCAGCATCCTGCGCGCAGTCGTCAGCGGCCGGGCGAGGCGGGCGAGCACGAGCAGACCCACCGACAGCAGCACCAGCGTCGCGGTCGTCCGCGCCTCGTCGAGGTTCACGTCGGGCAGCAGCCGGGTCACGTAGTACCCGGCGAAGGTCGCGGCAGCCGCCACCGACCCTGCCGGGACGGCGAACCGCAGCACGTCCCCCACCATGCCGGGCCGGGCGCGGCGGGTGTTGGGCGCCATGGCCAGGAACACCCCAGGGATCCCGATCGTCAGTGCGCCGATGAGGCTCAGGTGGCGGGGAAGGAACGGGAACGGCAGGACCGCGACACCGACCGCCAACGCGAGCAGCAACGAGTACACCGACTTCGTCACGAACAGGCGGGCGACCCTGTCGACGTTGCCGATGACCCGCCGACCTTCGCCGAGCGCCCGGGGAAGTGCTGCGAACTCGTCGTCCAGGAGGACCAACTGGGCGACGGCGCACGTCGCCGGGCTGCCCGATCCCATGGCGACGCCGAGGTCGGCACGCTTCAGGGCGAGCACGTCGTTGACCCCGTCGCCGGTCATGGCGACCACGTGCCCAGCCGACTGCAGGGCCGCGACCATCGCCTCCTTCTGCTGTGGGCGGACGCGACCGAACACGGTGCCGCTCTCGACGGCCGCGCGCAGCTGTGGACCCTCGTCCGGCAGCGCGCGGGCGTCGACGACGCGCACATCGACGATCCCCGCACGCCGCGCGATCGCGCCGACGGTGCGTGGATCGTCGCCGGAGATCACCTTGATGACGACGCCATCACGATGAAACGTGCGGAGCACCGCGGCCGCGTCGGGTCGCAGCTCGTCGGACAGCACCACGAGCGCACGGGGCCGTAGGTCGCGGGGGAGCTCGGACAGTGCTTCCGCGCCATCCGCAGATGCGATCAGGAGCACACGCGCACCGTCCTCGGCGAGCGCGGCGACGCGCGCCTCGATGGAGGGATCGGCGTCGATCACGGCGAACAACACCTCCGGGGCACCGAGCACCCACACGCCGTGATGCTCGAACGCGGCGGCCATGTACTTGCGGGCCGACGAGAACGGAACGACCCCCGTCGCCACCCACCCGTCGGGTGCGTGGAAGTGCGTCGCGACCGCCCGGAGGGTTGCATTGGGGTTGGGGTCCGCGGCCGCGACCGCACCGATCGCCGACTCGACGTCTCCAGGTACGTCGACGAGCTCGAGGTCGGTGAACGCGATCGCACCACGCGTCAGCGTGCCGGTCTTGTCGAGACACAACACGTCGGCACGCGCGAGACCCTCCACGGCCGGCAGCTCCTGCACCAGGGTTCGATGCCGCGCCAGCCGCACCACGGCGACGGCGAACGCGGTGCTCGTGAGCAGCACGAGTCCTTCGGGCACCATCGCGACGACACCGCCGACCGAGGCGGCGACGGCCTGCTCGACGGTCGCCTGCGTGCGCAGCTGGCTGACAATGAGGATGGCCGCGGTCGGAAGCAGCGCCCATGTGGCCAGGCGCAGGAACGTGTCGATGTCGTGGCGCAGCTGCGAGTCGAAGAGGGTGAAGCT is drawn from Euzebyales bacterium and contains these coding sequences:
- a CDS encoding DUF998 domain-containing protein → MSLVRKRVQRLIRPPYGASLGALVLAVACVGGVVVLHLRRPDLDPLRHVLSEYANGPFGVVMTAVFYAVGVACMALGWRLRTALRWHAVTAAMPALLIAAGVGMVLAGAFEVGLPGAPDSVDETIHSLASIGAFVTLVVAMAL
- a CDS encoding HAD-IC family P-type ATPase; translation: MTSGPPDVADLSRDGLSDSAVRARVARGATNDVPVVPTRSVRQIVRANVLTRFNAILGALLLVILVVGDLRDALFGVILVANSAIGIWQELRAKRTLDRLVVVTAPAVRVIRAGTVREVGASDIVIDDVIELRPGDQVVVDGTVLTSDGLELDESLLTGESDPVAKAAGDDALSGSFAAAGSGRYKATRVGGDAYARDIAARARSFTLFDSQLRHDIDTFLRLATWALLPTAAILIVSQLRTQATVEQAVAASVGGVVAMVPEGLVLLTSTAFAVAVVRLARHRTLVQELPAVEGLARADVLCLDKTGTLTRGAIAFTDLELVDVPGDVESAIGAVAAADPNPNATLRAVATHFHAPDGWVATGVVPFSSARKYMAAAFEHHGVWVLGAPEVLFAVIDADPSIEARVAALAEDGARVLLIASADGAEALSELPRDLRPRALVVLSDELRPDAAAVLRTFHRDGVVIKVISGDDPRTVGAIARRAGIVDVRVVDARALPDEGPQLRAAVESGTVFGRVRPQQKEAMVAALQSAGHVVAMTGDGVNDVLALKRADLGVAMGSGSPATCAVAQLVLLDDEFAALPRALGEGRRVIGNVDRVARLFVTKSVYSLLLALAVGVAVLPFPFLPRHLSLIGALTIGIPGVFLAMAPNTRRARPGMVGDVLRFAVPAGSVAAAATFAGYYVTRLLPDVNLDEARTTATLVLLSVGLLVLARLARPLTTARRMLIGAMTVAMVLATVVPGLRAFFALDPPPPIVVLAAIGVVAMSERLLHLGDSIALRRRPPADDAHPPRGDVRPPAPEGAGL